CACCTGGCCTCCTAGCGCCTTGATGAACGTGTAGGCCATACCGCCGGCAATGATCAAATCATCTACCTTTTCAAGAATATTCTCGATCACGGTAATTTTTGAAGACACTTTTGCACCACCCAATATCGCTACGAGTGGTCGCTCGGGAGTTTCCATGACTTTTTCAAGGCTGCTGATTTCCTTTTCCATGAGCTTCCCAAAACATTTCTGCTCGAAGTATTCTGCGATGATCGCCGTGCTGGCGTGAGCCCTATGTGCGGTCCCAAATGCGTCGTTGATGTACACGTCGCCTAGTTGAGATAACGCTTTCGCGAAAGCGTGGTCACCAGCAGTCTCCTCACTATGGTAACGCAGATTCTCTAATAAAAGAACCTCACCCGGCTGAAGGTTATCAGCGGCCTGTTGCGCTATTTCACCCGTACATTCAGAACAAAACTTGACCTCAACACCTAGAATATCACTTGCGGTAGACACCACATGCTGAAGGGAAAACTCTTGCTCTTTATTTTCAGGTCTTCCCAAGTGTGACATTAAGATGACAGCTCCACCATGCTCCAAAACGTGAATAATGGTATCTTTTGCAGCTTTGATACGCGTGATATCAGTCACTTCTTGCTGTTCATTTAACGGCACGTTGAAGTCAACTCTTATCAAAGCTTTTTTACCTTCAAAATTTATATTTTCTAGCGTCATTTTTATTGGTTATCGTGTTTTCAA
This genomic interval from Nonlabens spongiae contains the following:
- a CDS encoding phosphoglycerate kinase, translating into MTLENINFEGKKALIRVDFNVPLNEQQEVTDITRIKAAKDTIIHVLEHGGAVILMSHLGRPENKEQEFSLQHVVSTASDILGVEVKFCSECTGEIAQQAADNLQPGEVLLLENLRYHSEETAGDHAFAKALSQLGDVYINDAFGTAHRAHASTAIIAEYFEQKCFGKLMEKEISSLEKVMETPERPLVAILGGAKVSSKITVIENILEKVDDLIIAGGMAYTFIKALGGQVGDSLVEDDKQDLALEILEKAKETNTAIHLPVDVVTANAFSEQATIDKAPINNIPEGWMGLDIGEKSRDNFDRVLLGAKTILWNGPAGVFEMEKFAEGTKALGRSVAKATENGAFSLVGGGDSVAAVKQFGFDDQVSYVSTGGGAMLEMLEGKTLPGIAAIKGE